The following proteins are encoded in a genomic region of Nicotiana sylvestris chromosome 4, ASM39365v2, whole genome shotgun sequence:
- the LOC104216703 gene encoding zinc finger CCCH domain-containing protein 55-like — MGESAKRRKSLWDAEETPNSPDYEEWGASKADNSWQSKNNSGWSCGDNVTGTEELRKENYHYKSMSPAFDRWGRRSSSHSPNNGRTQSRRYPERARSRSRSRSRSRSRARGEGRSRSRSRGRDRFRGWTRSRSRSKSRDRDQDRDRDRDRDRGSMRVQNRSRSPLHNSKRDPYASGDRRSGPRMSSQVCRNFTAGNCRRGSDCRFFHPDAINHRDGGHSEGNLVERLGSRPERGHVSRYADSEGPGYQSRDRLPDMHHLEDEMHRNRNRGTIICRDFVKGNCRWGASCRFSHDGASGDSYDKGTRSASIDHGQDNQASRTGKSLCKYFAAGKCYKDNCKFSHDATSRNHEIRPSDDIGGHRLDDKNNWLKGPKWDDEGRPSDLVKASGWDEGRPSDHVKASGWDEGRPSDHVKSSGWDESGVRKDTAVTVLTDRTNERLDHSFENESRAWGSTEPHYMNSDGERGVSPHGGNAGNLNALNISEPSVMQKLTNAQAIHLTSQASDQNMERTSAHVLGHNSNPEASGIILSATATQPYGSASSYIQPQGLTEDSIARTLGSNALNEFMHARDGLHQVHLPGQSFSGTGIGMSSEHSAALNGTHQEPNVFIPIPSTGHNKREAPSTPEMLEFKVPQNISCTVTGEQVHQMKTSPTSMIKKFEEELQEAQLQRVLNPSDPSGMLASHPISSLVNAIYGQTNLEMRGPNNYHPADGVDNFKMPPDNSSYLDRESNKVPEEQMNQSSTVDPEPGNKDQIDDVKQQENKLVEVNGKDKLAPEESKDGQENDHPGDMNMHGKVEEGSGNKDEKTMRLFKNALIEFVKEILKPTWKEGKMSREVHKTVVKKVVDKVTSTTQGEHVPKTQEKIEQYLSYSKAKITKLVQAYVERLLKNEA; from the exons ATACCCTGAAAGAGCCAGGAGCAGGAGCCGGAGCCGGAGCCGGAGCCGGAGCCGGGCAAGGGGAGAAGGTAGGAGCAGGAGTCGCAGCAGGGGAAGGGATAGGTTTAGGGGTTGGACCAGGAGTAGAAGCAGGAGCAAGAGCCGGGACCGGGACCAGGACAGGGACAGGGACAGGGACAGGGACAGGGGTAGTATGAGAGTTCAGAATAGGAGTCGTAGTCCTCTCCATAATTCTAAACGTGATCCATATGCATCAGGCGATAGAAGGAGCGGCCCTCGTATGTCATCCCAGGTATGCAGAAATTTTACAGCAGGGAATTGTAGGAGAGGCAGTGACTGCAGGTTCTTTCATCCAGATGCTATCAATCATAGGGATGGAGGTCATTCAGAGGGCAACTTGGTTGAAAGATTGGGTAGTCGGCCAGAGCGTGGACATGTCTCAAGGTATGCTGATAGTGAAGGTCCTGGGTACCAATCAAGGGATAGGCTTCCTGACATGCATCATCTGGAGGATGAGATGCACAGAAACCGGAATAGAGGTACAATTATTTGCAGGGATTTTGTGAAAGGCAACTGTCGCTGGGGTGCATCATGCAGATTTTCTCATGACGGTGCCTCAGGTGATAGCTATGACAAAGGCACTCGGAGTGCATCCATTGATCATGGTCAGGACAATCAAGCAAGCAGAACTGGAAAATCACTTTGCAAGTACTTTGCAGCAGGAAAGTGTTATAAGGATAACTGCAAATTCTCTCATGATGCCACATCAAGAAATCATGAAATTAGGCCCTCAGATGACATTGGTGGCCACAGACTTGATGACAAGAATAACTGGTTGAAGGGTCCAAAGTGGGATGATGAAGGAAGGCCCTCGGACCTTGTAAAGGCTAGTGGGTGGGATGAAGGCAGGCCCTCGGACCATGTAAAGGCTAGTGGGTGGGATGAAGGAAGGCCCTCGGACCATGTAAAGTCTAGTGGGTGGGATGAAAGTGGTGTGAGAAAAGATACTGCTGTCACAGTTCTTACAGATAGGACCAATGAAAGATTGGACCATAGTTTTGAAAATGAGAGCAGAGCCTGGGGAAGCACAGAACCACATTATATGAATTCTGACGGAGAGAGAGGTGTTTCTCCTCACGGAGGGAATGCTGGTAATCTTAATGCTTTGAACATTTCAGAACCTTCAGTTATGCAAAAGCTTACAAATGCTCAAGCTATTCATCTCACTTCTCAAGCTTCTGATCAAAATATGGAGAGAACTTCGGCACATGTCCTTGGACATAATTCAAATCCAGAAGCTTCAGGCATCATTCTCTCTGCCACAGCCACTCAGCCTTATGGATCTGCTAGTTCTTATATTCAGCCACAGGGGCTGACAGAAGATAGCATTGCCAGAACACTTGGCTCTAATGCACTAAATGAATTTATGCATGCTAGAGATGGTCTTCATCAAGTTCATTTGCCTGGACAGAGCTTCAGTGGTACAGGTATTGGTATGAGCTCTGAACATTCTGCAGCTCTGAATGGAACACACCAAGAACCGAATGTGTTCATACCTATCCCATCAACTGGACACAATAAGAGAGAAGCACCCAGCACACCCGAGATGCTGGAATTCAAAGTCCCTCAAAATATTTCCTGTACTGTTACTGGTGAGCAAGTACACCAAATGAAAACCTCTCCAACGTCTATGATAAAGAAATTTGAGGAAGAACTGCAAGAAGCCCAACTGCAAAGAGTCTTAAATCCCTCTGATCCTTCAGGAATGCTAGCTTCACATCCGATTTCTTCACTTGTTAATGCTATATATGGTCAGACCAATCTGGAGATGAGGGGTCCAAATAACTACCATCCTGCAGATGGCGTAGACAACTTTAAGATGCCCCCCGACAACTCGTCTTATTTGGATAGAGAGAGTAATAAGGTTCCGGAGGAGCAAATGAATCAATCATCTACTGTTGATCCTGAACCTGGAAATAAAGATCAAATCGATGATGTGAAGCAGCAGGAGAATAAATTAGTTGAAGTCAATGGAAAAGACAAATTAGCTCCCGAGGAGTCCAAGGATGGGCAAGAAAATGATCATCCAGGAGATATGAATATGCATGGGAAGGTTGAGGAGGGAAGTGGTAACAAAGATGAAAAAACGATGCGTTTATTCAAAAATGCTCTAATAGAGTTTGTTAAGGAGATCCTAAAGCCCACTTGGAAAGAAGGTAAGATGAGCAGGGAAGTTCACAAAACAGTTGTTAAGAAGGTGGTTGATAAGGTGACTAGTACAACTCAAGGAGAACATGTCCCTAAGACACAAGagaaaatagagcaatatctgtCCTATTCAAAAGCTAAAATTACCAAACTTGTACAG GCATATGTGGAGCGACTTCTGAAGAATGAAGCTTGA